In one window of Streptomyces griseus subsp. griseus DNA:
- a CDS encoding dihydrodipicolinate synthase family protein, translating to MAATLAAETAALLHRGTVIPAHPLALTADRTLDERRQRALTRYYLEAGAGGIAVGVHTTQFAIREHGLFRRVLELAAQESGTVAAERPFLRVAGVAGPVRQAVQEAVTARELGYDAVLVSPAGLPHATTEDLLDRSAAVGEILPVIGFYLQEAVGGRELPRAYWHALADQESTVAVKAAPFDRYRTLELVQGVADSARGHEVALYTGNDDNIVADLLTPYHVTTPAGPAVRRFVGGLLGHWAVWTRSAVRLLGDVHAADAGDAAARRRALARLAGDTDANAAVYDVRGGFAGVIAGVHEVLRRQGLLTGTWCLDPAEGLSPGQAREIDRVHTAYPWLAEEDAFIAGARPRWLA from the coding sequence ATGGCCGCCACCCTGGCGGCGGAGACCGCCGCACTGCTGCACCGGGGCACCGTCATCCCCGCCCACCCCCTGGCCCTCACCGCCGACCGCACCCTCGACGAACGGCGGCAGCGCGCCCTGACCCGCTACTACCTGGAAGCCGGTGCGGGCGGCATCGCCGTGGGCGTGCACACCACCCAGTTCGCCATCCGGGAGCACGGGCTGTTCCGCCGGGTCCTCGAACTCGCCGCCCAGGAGAGCGGGACGGTCGCCGCCGAACGCCCCTTCCTGCGCGTCGCCGGAGTCGCCGGGCCGGTCCGCCAGGCCGTCCAGGAGGCCGTCACCGCCCGCGAACTGGGCTACGACGCCGTCCTCGTCTCACCGGCCGGCCTCCCGCACGCCACCACCGAGGACCTCCTGGACCGCAGCGCCGCCGTCGGCGAGATCCTCCCGGTCATCGGCTTCTACCTCCAGGAGGCGGTCGGCGGACGTGAACTGCCGCGCGCCTACTGGCACGCGCTGGCCGACCAGGAGTCCACCGTCGCGGTGAAGGCCGCCCCCTTCGACCGCTACCGCACCCTGGAACTCGTCCAGGGCGTCGCCGACTCCGCGCGCGGCCATGAGGTGGCCCTCTACACGGGCAACGACGACAACATCGTCGCCGACCTCCTCACCCCGTACCACGTGACCACCCCCGCCGGTCCCGCCGTCCGCCGTTTCGTGGGCGGGCTGCTCGGCCACTGGGCGGTGTGGACCCGCTCCGCCGTGCGGCTGCTCGGCGACGTCCACGCGGCGGACGCCGGGGATGCGGCGGCCCGGCGGCGGGCGCTGGCCCGGCTCGCCGGGGACACCGACGCCAACGCCGCCGTCTACGACGTACGCGGTGGCTTCGCCGGAGTCATCGCGGGCGTCCACGAGGTGCTCCGACGCCAGGGACTGCTCACCGGCACCTGGTGCCTCGATCCCGCGGAAGGCCTCTCGCCCGGACAGGCACGGGAGATCGACCGCGTACACACCGCCTACCCCTGGCTCGCAGAGGAGGACGCGTTCATCGCCGGCGCACGACCGCGCTGGCTCGCCTGA
- a CDS encoding polysaccharide lyase produces the protein MKKKTLLLATATALLVPTAVLAPQAAAGSASPAAAPTYKVNTFERPAAGNSYPLSQWAADGWNAPWQQGMETRARIDNTTPAHSGSKSLRIHYPKGKIGPEDSGAQAPFALTKAREYYLSFWVKFSGDFSWGTTEYAGKVGLGLAGGASCSGGQVCDGKNGFSSRMIWRQNNGQAAVYYYHMGHAGQYGDYAVLKNNGADIHWPKNQWVNVAQRVKVNSVSNGNANADGEIEVFYNGKSAAKVTGLRFVTNSDQVDRAYFSSFAGGATPSFAPNNNNSYIWYDDIKVSTDRNDICELSSCR, from the coding sequence ATGAAGAAGAAGACCCTGCTCCTGGCCACGGCCACCGCCCTGCTCGTCCCCACCGCCGTCCTGGCCCCGCAGGCGGCAGCCGGCAGCGCGTCACCGGCCGCCGCCCCCACGTACAAGGTCAACACCTTCGAACGGCCCGCCGCCGGGAACTCCTACCCGCTCAGCCAGTGGGCGGCCGACGGCTGGAACGCGCCCTGGCAGCAGGGCATGGAGACCCGGGCCCGGATCGACAACACGACCCCCGCCCACAGCGGCTCCAAGTCCCTGCGCATCCACTACCCCAAGGGCAAGATCGGTCCCGAGGACTCCGGGGCGCAGGCCCCCTTCGCCCTCACCAAGGCACGCGAGTACTACCTGTCGTTCTGGGTGAAGTTCAGCGGCGACTTCAGCTGGGGCACCACCGAGTACGCCGGAAAGGTCGGCCTCGGACTGGCGGGCGGCGCCTCCTGCTCCGGCGGCCAGGTCTGCGACGGCAAGAACGGTTTCAGCTCCCGCATGATCTGGCGCCAGAACAACGGCCAGGCGGCGGTGTACTACTACCACATGGGCCACGCCGGACAGTACGGCGACTACGCCGTCCTCAAGAACAACGGCGCGGACATCCACTGGCCCAAGAACCAGTGGGTCAACGTCGCCCAGCGCGTCAAGGTCAACAGCGTCAGCAACGGCAACGCCAACGCGGACGGCGAGATCGAGGTCTTCTACAACGGCAAGTCCGCCGCCAAGGTGACCGGCCTGCGCTTCGTCACCAACAGCGACCAGGTCGACCGTGCCTACTTCTCCAGCTTCGCGGGCGGCGCCACCCCGTCCTTCGCCCCGAACAACAACAACAGCTACATCTGGTACGACGACATCAAGGTCTCCACCGACCGCAACGACATCTGCGAACTCAGCTCCTGCCGCTGA
- a CDS encoding glycoside hydrolase, giving the protein MPVTPFPAPRTLATTPGGAPLDAPVRAHPEPGLPVQGYRLRTGPEGVTIGHRDALGLRYALHTLDQLRAGRDFTATGYDISDHPDFAVRGFLLDISRDRVPTRRTLARWTELLALARYTQLELYTEHTFAFRDHQVVWQDASPLTAEDLRWLDGRCAAAGIELVANQNTFGHMERFLRHPRHAHRAESPEGFERGGFHRPPSTLEPTDDNAAFATALVAEVAREVRSRRLNIGADEPFELGRGRSADRVARQGAGEVYFDFVTRLMEPWLAAGRTVQFWADVFAGHPGLMDRVPPGAVPVVWQYDGPRLLAEVIDGDTPEARTWQRLGADVDNLREGFRSRAKLLSEAGVPFWVAPGASNWNSLLGRIDNAVDNMVDAAETGRENGAEGFLLTSWGDHGHWDPPSVTYGPVVFGGAVSWCLEANRDLDIAAVLDQHVLLDEARLTGGALTRLGRVHRDLEVPLLNASPIARALFPDPAVPLPAFPPPEALDRVAATLAACRDDLTAAAPAAADGETVRRELQHVISLAEFGLDVLRARAAAPVGADAEGTGEEPRLAGADAIGATAARHLLRRIEPLLAEQRACWLLRSRPGGLEDSIGELDRLRHQLLKAAHA; this is encoded by the coding sequence GTGCCCGTCACCCCGTTCCCCGCCCCGCGCACCCTGGCGACGACCCCGGGCGGCGCTCCCCTCGACGCCCCCGTCCGCGCGCACCCCGAGCCCGGACTCCCGGTCCAGGGCTACCGCCTGCGCACCGGACCCGAGGGCGTCACCATCGGCCACCGCGACGCCCTCGGCCTCCGCTACGCCCTGCACACCCTCGACCAGCTCCGGGCCGGGCGGGACTTCACCGCCACCGGCTACGACATCAGCGACCACCCGGACTTCGCGGTACGGGGGTTCCTGCTCGACATCAGCCGCGACCGGGTCCCCACCCGTCGTACGCTGGCCCGCTGGACCGAGCTCCTCGCCCTGGCCCGCTACACCCAGCTGGAGCTCTACACGGAGCACACGTTCGCCTTCCGCGACCACCAGGTGGTGTGGCAGGACGCCTCCCCGCTCACCGCCGAGGACCTGCGGTGGCTGGACGGGCGCTGCGCCGCCGCCGGCATCGAACTGGTCGCCAACCAGAACACCTTCGGCCACATGGAACGCTTCCTGCGCCACCCGCGCCACGCCCACCGCGCCGAGAGCCCCGAGGGGTTCGAGCGCGGCGGCTTCCACCGGCCGCCCAGCACCCTGGAGCCCACCGACGACAACGCCGCCTTCGCCACCGCCCTGGTCGCGGAGGTCGCCCGCGAGGTCCGGTCCCGGCGCCTGAACATCGGCGCGGACGAACCATTCGAGCTGGGCCGGGGGCGCTCGGCGGACCGGGTGGCCCGGCAGGGAGCCGGAGAGGTCTACTTCGACTTCGTCACCCGCCTCATGGAGCCCTGGCTCGCCGCCGGCCGCACCGTCCAGTTCTGGGCCGACGTCTTCGCCGGCCATCCCGGGCTGATGGACCGGGTCCCGCCGGGAGCCGTGCCCGTGGTCTGGCAGTACGACGGCCCCCGGCTGCTGGCGGAGGTGATCGACGGAGACACCCCCGAGGCCCGCACCTGGCAGCGGCTCGGCGCCGACGTGGACAACCTGCGCGAAGGGTTCCGGTCCCGCGCCAAACTGCTCTCCGAGGCCGGGGTGCCGTTCTGGGTCGCTCCCGGCGCGAGCAACTGGAACTCCCTGCTCGGCCGGATCGACAACGCGGTGGACAACATGGTCGACGCGGCCGAGACCGGCCGGGAGAACGGGGCCGAGGGATTCCTCCTCACCTCCTGGGGCGACCACGGCCACTGGGACCCGCCGTCGGTGACCTACGGGCCCGTGGTCTTCGGCGGGGCGGTCAGCTGGTGCCTGGAGGCCAACCGGGACCTCGACATCGCCGCCGTACTGGACCAGCACGTCCTGCTGGACGAGGCCCGGCTGACCGGGGGCGCCCTGACGCGCCTCGGCCGCGTCCACCGTGACCTGGAGGTCCCGCTGCTCAACGCATCGCCGATCGCCCGCGCCCTCTTCCCCGACCCCGCCGTGCCGCTGCCGGCCTTCCCGCCGCCCGAAGCGCTGGACCGGGTCGCGGCCACCCTCGCCGCCTGCCGGGACGACCTGACCGCCGCGGCCCCGGCCGCCGCGGACGGCGAGACGGTACGGCGCGAACTCCAGCACGTCATCAGCCTCGCGGAGTTCGGCCTGGACGTGCTCCGCGCGCGTGCCGCCGCCCCCGTGGGCGCCGATGCGGAGGGGACGGGAGAGGAGCCCAGGCTCGCGGGTGCCGACGCCATCGGCGCGACGGCCGCCCGCCACCTGCTGCGCCGCATCGAACCCCTGCTGGCCGAGCAGCGAGCCTGCTGGCTGCTCCGGTCGCGTCCGGGCGGCCTGGAGGACAGTATCGGCGAACTCGACCGGCTGCGGCACCAGTTGCTGAAGGCGGCCCACGCGTGA
- a CDS encoding acyltransferase domain-containing protein, with protein MSEPSGEGTAGMSGLGDEGTAGMSEPSGDAVTGPSERPHSTALPQSDPAAGRRWLDLLREQPAAPVPDPLLPSSAELVRRLDLLAVPDQDREPVYEGLSALAHDRTGWEAVVRCHQRLFADEEPGGPAPAWPDAPAGLGDAGRYFYVHLLVLALPAALTRQTALGIPDDVVAATFADLGAKLRSYRLAHGTGGFDRQRWMVRHFRGTLHRLGRLQFERGILDAEACGGDAEAAGGPAHGDPVLQVHIPGDGPLTPSGCDASFAAAGPFHARHFPGTPFRHATCSSWLLDRQWAGHLPEGSNILAFQRRFRPFGASPEGDDDVLEFVFHAPPGQAALDRLPQGTTLQRAVVDHLRSGGHWRMAHGWTPVPGGGDGARGPR; from the coding sequence GTGAGCGAGCCGAGCGGCGAGGGGACGGCGGGCATGAGCGGGCTGGGCGACGAGGGGACGGCCGGCATGAGCGAGCCGAGCGGCGACGCGGTGACAGGCCCGAGCGAGCGCCCGCACTCCACCGCACTCCCGCAGTCCGACCCGGCGGCGGGACGCCGGTGGCTGGACCTGCTGCGCGAACAGCCCGCCGCACCCGTCCCCGACCCCTTGCTCCCGTCCTCCGCCGAGCTGGTCCGGCGGCTGGACCTGCTCGCCGTCCCGGACCAGGACCGCGAGCCGGTGTACGAAGGCCTGTCGGCCCTGGCGCACGACCGGACCGGCTGGGAGGCGGTGGTCCGCTGCCATCAGCGGCTCTTCGCCGACGAAGAGCCCGGGGGGCCCGCGCCCGCGTGGCCCGACGCACCCGCCGGACTCGGCGACGCCGGACGGTACTTCTACGTCCATCTCCTCGTCCTGGCCCTCCCGGCGGCCCTGACGCGGCAGACGGCTCTCGGCATCCCCGACGACGTGGTGGCCGCCACCTTCGCCGACCTCGGCGCCAAACTCCGGAGCTACCGTCTCGCGCACGGCACCGGCGGTTTCGACCGGCAGCGTTGGATGGTGCGGCACTTCCGGGGGACGCTGCACCGGCTCGGCCGCCTCCAGTTCGAGCGCGGGATCCTCGATGCGGAAGCCTGCGGCGGCGACGCCGAGGCGGCCGGGGGGCCCGCCCACGGAGACCCGGTCCTCCAGGTGCACATCCCCGGGGACGGGCCGCTGACCCCCTCCGGATGCGACGCGTCGTTCGCCGCCGCGGGGCCCTTCCACGCCCGGCACTTCCCCGGGACCCCCTTCCGGCACGCCACGTGCAGTTCCTGGCTCCTGGACCGGCAGTGGGCCGGACACCTCCCGGAGGGATCCAACATCCTCGCGTTCCAACGCCGCTTCCGCCCCTTCGGGGCGTCGCCGGAGGGGGACGACGACGTCCTGGAATTCGTCTTCCACGCCCCGCCCGGGCAGGCCGCCCTGGACCGCCTGCCCCAGGGGACGACCCTCCAGCGCGCGGTGGTGGACCACCTGCGCTCGGGCGGCCACTGGCGGATGGCGCACGGCTGGACCCCGGTGCCCGGCGGGGGTGACGGCGCGCGGGGACCGCGCTGA
- a CDS encoding ABC transporter substrate-binding protein yields MTARSIRGAVAATLATALALTAAACSNPDSPKAGSGTGTTSAVVGIAYEPDSLSPLLGYGKDGNSKIFDGLLTLDADMKLQPALATALPEISEDGLTYTYKLRQGVKFSDGKAFGAKDVVFTYRTILDAKTNNPSRTELDAVKDVTAKGEDTVVFTLKYPYAPFAQRTVLPIAPEHIAGEQDVNTGAFTTKPIGTGPYVLTKWSKGEKLSFTANPHYWGGEPEVKKFTMAIIKDDDVRATRLRSGDLDGAILPPNLAKGFAGDQGRKTYAANSYDYRTVTLPTNNKVAGDTSVRRALDVAVDRRTMVDAILNGSGKPAYGPVPTDSEWFTQGTERPHDLAAAKKILDEAGWKPGKDGVRVKDGVRATFPLWYLSGDKLRQEHALAYASDAKKAGIDIRTEAGTWEVIEPRMKHDAVLAGGGSPADPDFDQYTLLKSSLAGDGFNNMAWYDNKAVDAAIEAGRKSGDKAERKKAYDTVQRELVKNPGYTFLTHIDHLYVVDDRFGPLTTQVEPHDHGLASGPWWNVEKWKPESTGDTEK; encoded by the coding sequence ATGACGGCCCGATCGATACGGGGGGCGGTCGCCGCCACGCTGGCGACCGCCCTGGCCCTGACCGCGGCAGCCTGCTCCAACCCGGACAGCCCGAAGGCCGGTTCCGGCACCGGGACCACCTCGGCCGTCGTCGGCATCGCCTACGAGCCCGACAGCCTCAGCCCCCTGCTCGGCTACGGCAAGGACGGCAACTCCAAGATCTTCGACGGGCTGCTCACCCTGGACGCCGACATGAAGCTCCAGCCGGCCCTCGCCACCGCACTGCCCGAGATCAGCGAGGACGGGCTGACGTACACGTACAAGCTGCGTCAGGGCGTGAAGTTCAGCGACGGCAAGGCGTTCGGAGCCAAGGACGTCGTCTTCACCTACCGCACCATCCTCGACGCGAAGACCAACAACCCCTCCCGCACCGAGCTGGACGCCGTCAAGGACGTCACGGCCAAGGGCGAGGACACCGTCGTCTTCACGCTCAAGTACCCCTACGCCCCCTTCGCCCAGCGCACCGTCCTGCCCATCGCCCCCGAGCACATCGCGGGCGAGCAGGACGTCAACACCGGCGCCTTCACCACCAAGCCGATCGGCACCGGACCGTACGTCCTCACCAAGTGGTCCAAGGGCGAGAAGCTCAGCTTCACCGCCAACCCGCACTACTGGGGCGGCGAACCCGAGGTGAAGAAGTTCACCATGGCGATCATCAAGGACGACGACGTCCGCGCCACCCGGCTGCGCTCCGGCGACCTGGACGGGGCGATCCTGCCGCCCAACCTGGCCAAGGGCTTCGCGGGCGACCAGGGCAGGAAGACGTACGCCGCGAACAGCTACGACTACCGCACGGTGACGCTGCCGACCAACAACAAGGTCGCCGGTGACACCTCCGTGCGCCGCGCCCTCGATGTCGCGGTCGACCGCCGGACCATGGTCGACGCCATCCTCAACGGCAGCGGCAAGCCCGCCTACGGGCCCGTCCCCACCGACAGCGAGTGGTTCACCCAGGGCACCGAGCGCCCCCACGACCTCGCCGCCGCCAAGAAGATCCTGGACGAGGCCGGGTGGAAGCCGGGCAAGGACGGCGTCCGCGTGAAGGACGGGGTGCGCGCCACCTTCCCGCTCTGGTACCTCAGCGGTGACAAGCTCCGCCAGGAGCACGCCCTCGCCTACGCCTCCGACGCCAAGAAGGCCGGCATCGACATCCGCACCGAGGCCGGGACCTGGGAGGTCATCGAGCCCCGCATGAAGCACGACGCCGTGCTCGCGGGCGGCGGCTCCCCGGCCGACCCCGACTTCGACCAGTACACCCTGCTGAAGTCCTCCCTCGCGGGCGACGGCTTCAACAACATGGCCTGGTACGACAACAAGGCCGTCGACGCCGCGATCGAGGCGGGCCGCAAGAGCGGGGACAAGGCCGAGCGGAAGAAGGCCTACGACACCGTCCAGCGCGAGCTGGTGAAGAACCCGGGCTACACCTTCCTCACCCACATCGACCACCTCTACGTCGTCGACGACCGCTTCGGCCCCCTCACCACCCAGGTCGAGCCGCACGACCACGGCCTGGCCTCCGGCCCCTGGTGGAACGTCGAGAAGTGGAAGCCCGAGAGCACCGGAGACACGGAGAAGTGA
- a CDS encoding ABC transporter permease, whose amino-acid sequence MARMTGRRALFAVPVLLTVTFGVFAVAAASPFDQVKAYAGTAGLTASQENLDQIRANLGVDQPLVTRWWNWLTSALQGDLGDSTVMRQPVTDVIVERMCWSALLATSAFLIAILLGTGLGVLAARRPGGWLDRGVSSAAYTLEAAPAFWLGLLAIWLFALKLGVLPAGGLTDTASETITFGQVASHLVLPAAVLGISQLPWFFLYVRQGVTDALAEDPVRGARARGLSERTVLLGHGLRSGMLPMLTLIGSRVPELITGALLIETVFSWPGIAAATVEAATSVDFSLLAALTVLATAAVLLGNLLSDLLYGLADPRVAFDG is encoded by the coding sequence ATGGCACGGATGACGGGACGGCGGGCCCTGTTCGCCGTCCCGGTCCTCCTCACCGTCACCTTCGGCGTCTTCGCCGTCGCCGCCGCGTCCCCCTTCGACCAGGTCAAGGCGTACGCGGGCACCGCCGGCCTCACCGCCTCCCAGGAGAACCTGGACCAGATCCGCGCCAACCTCGGCGTCGACCAGCCACTCGTCACCCGCTGGTGGAACTGGCTGACCTCCGCGCTCCAGGGCGACCTCGGCGACTCCACCGTCATGCGCCAGCCCGTCACCGACGTCATCGTCGAACGCATGTGCTGGTCGGCCCTGCTCGCCACCTCCGCCTTCCTGATCGCGATCCTCCTCGGCACCGGACTCGGCGTCCTCGCCGCCCGCAGGCCCGGCGGCTGGCTGGACCGGGGCGTCAGCTCCGCCGCGTACACCCTGGAGGCCGCCCCCGCCTTCTGGCTCGGCCTCCTCGCGATCTGGCTCTTCGCCCTGAAGCTGGGCGTCCTCCCGGCCGGCGGTCTCACCGACACCGCCAGCGAGACCATCACCTTCGGCCAGGTCGCCTCCCACCTGGTGCTCCCGGCCGCGGTCCTCGGGATCTCCCAGTTGCCGTGGTTCTTCCTGTACGTGCGCCAAGGGGTCACCGACGCCCTCGCCGAAGACCCGGTGCGCGGGGCGCGCGCCCGCGGCCTGAGCGAGCGCACGGTCCTCCTCGGCCACGGCCTGCGCTCCGGGATGCTGCCGATGCTCACCCTGATCGGCTCCCGCGTCCCCGAACTCATCACCGGGGCGCTCCTCATCGAGACGGTCTTCAGCTGGCCCGGCATCGCCGCCGCCACCGTGGAGGCCGCCACCTCGGTCGACTTCTCCCTGCTCGCCGCGCTGACGGTGCTCGCCACGGCGGCCGTCCTGCTCGGCAACCTGCTCTCCGACCTGCTCTACGGACTCGCCGATCCCCGGGTGGCCTTCGATGGCTGA
- a CDS encoding ABC transporter permease → MAETAPAPLPGRTTRRIRVATSVTIVVAVALAVLIVPPLAQLDEQAVDLSDKLHPPSWAHPFGTDDVGRDLLLRCVYGLRVSLLVGLVAALTATVIGTAIGALAAAFGGWTDRIVMRLVDTFSSVPHLLLGIFIVAMFRPGVWPVIISVALTHWLSTARIVRSEVLSLRSRPFIDAAVSGGASRGRVIVRHLLPGVLPQAGLAAVLMVPHAMWHESALSFLGLGLPAHQASLGNLVQSARGSLLAGDWWPTLFPGLFLIIPTLALAGIAGAWRDRINPRRKSELML, encoded by the coding sequence ATGGCTGAGACAGCGCCTGCCCCCCTCCCGGGCCGCACCACCCGCCGCATCCGCGTCGCCACCTCCGTGACGATCGTCGTCGCCGTCGCGCTCGCCGTGCTCATCGTGCCGCCGCTGGCCCAACTCGACGAGCAGGCCGTCGACCTCTCCGACAAGCTCCACCCGCCTTCCTGGGCGCACCCCTTCGGCACCGACGACGTCGGCCGCGACCTGCTGCTGCGCTGTGTCTACGGGCTCCGCGTCTCGCTGCTCGTCGGCCTGGTCGCGGCCCTCACCGCCACCGTGATCGGCACCGCCATCGGCGCCCTCGCGGCGGCCTTCGGCGGCTGGACCGACCGGATCGTGATGCGGCTGGTGGACACCTTCTCCTCGGTGCCGCACCTGCTGCTCGGCATCTTCATCGTGGCGATGTTCCGGCCCGGCGTCTGGCCGGTGATCATCTCGGTGGCCCTCACCCACTGGCTCTCCACCGCCCGGATCGTCCGCTCCGAAGTGCTCTCGCTGCGCTCGCGCCCCTTCATCGACGCGGCCGTCTCCGGCGGCGCGTCCCGGGGCCGGGTCATCGTGCGCCACCTGCTCCCCGGGGTGCTGCCGCAGGCCGGGCTCGCGGCGGTCCTCATGGTGCCGCACGCCATGTGGCACGAGTCCGCGCTCTCCTTCCTCGGGCTCGGCCTCCCCGCCCACCAGGCCAGCCTCGGCAACCTCGTCCAGTCCGCGCGCGGTTCGCTGCTCGCGGGGGACTGGTGGCCGACGCTCTTCCCCGGGCTCTTCCTGATCATCCCGACCCTGGCCCTGGCGGGGATCGCCGGAGCCTGGCGGGACCGGATCAACCCGCGCCGGAAATCGGAGCTGATGCTGTGA
- a CDS encoding ABC transporter ATP-binding protein, with translation MRGGRDIAAVTGARFSVAPGECLALVGESGCGKSVLASALLGLLPANAQTTGSAVLGGDIDLLTAGERTLARTVRGRRIGLVPQSPAAHLTPVRTVRAQLEETLRELTGVRGSAAVREAAVRAADRASFPAGHLDRYPHELSGGLAQRAATALALIGDAPLLLADEPTTGLDRDLVERTVDELRRHTDEGRALLIITHDLAAAERIADRVAVMYAGRIVEIADAGPFFGTPGPRHPYAKGLLDALPERDFAPIPGMPPELGALPEGCAFAARCARADTRCTAERPAFDDRLACHHGLTGRTHSLVKEAADA, from the coding sequence ATGCGCGGCGGACGGGACATCGCCGCCGTCACCGGCGCCCGGTTCTCCGTCGCGCCGGGGGAGTGCCTCGCCCTGGTCGGCGAGAGCGGCTGCGGCAAGTCGGTGCTCGCCTCCGCGCTGCTCGGCCTGCTCCCGGCCAACGCGCAGACCACGGGGAGCGCGGTGCTCGGCGGGGACATCGACCTGCTGACAGCGGGGGAGCGGACGCTGGCCCGCACGGTACGGGGACGCCGCATCGGCCTCGTACCGCAGAGCCCCGCCGCCCACCTCACGCCGGTGCGCACCGTCCGCGCCCAGCTGGAGGAGACCCTGCGGGAGCTGACGGGGGTGCGCGGGTCCGCCGCCGTACGGGAAGCGGCGGTGCGGGCCGCGGACCGGGCCTCGTTCCCGGCCGGCCATCTCGACCGCTACCCGCACGAACTCTCCGGCGGTCTCGCCCAGCGCGCCGCCACCGCCCTCGCCCTGATCGGCGACGCACCGCTGCTGCTGGCCGACGAGCCGACCACCGGACTCGACCGGGACCTCGTGGAGCGGACGGTGGACGAGCTGCGCCGCCACACCGACGAGGGCCGGGCGTTGCTGATCATCACCCATGACCTGGCGGCGGCCGAGCGGATCGCGGACCGGGTGGCCGTCATGTACGCGGGCCGGATCGTCGAGATCGCCGACGCCGGGCCGTTCTTCGGCACGCCCGGCCCCCGCCACCCGTACGCCAAGGGCCTGCTGGACGCCCTGCCCGAACGGGACTTCGCCCCCATCCCCGGCATGCCGCCCGAACTCGGCGCGCTCCCCGAGGGCTGCGCCTTCGCCGCCCGGTGCGCACGTGCGGACACCCGCTGCACCGCCGAACGCCCGGCCTTCGACGACCGACTCGCCTGCCACCACGGGCTGACCGGCCGCACGCACTCCCTCGTGAAGGAGGCCGCCGATGCTTGA
- a CDS encoding ABC transporter ATP-binding protein — translation MLELSGITAGYDRREPVVRDVSLSVGHGEAVGLLGPSGCGKSTLAKVAALLHRPDAGTMTLDGTVVRGWRHRAPQEQRTAVGVVFQQPRLSADPRLSLRELIAQPLRSTGRRREVPARVAELALLVGLSAELLERRPHAVSDGQLQRACLARALVLRPGLLICDEMTAMLDASTTAALVAVVEAYRAESGAALLAVGHDRVLLERWCDRTVRWSAGVESGRNLPVP, via the coding sequence ATGCTTGAGCTGTCCGGTATCACCGCCGGATACGACCGCCGCGAACCCGTCGTCCGCGATGTCTCCCTGAGCGTCGGTCACGGCGAGGCGGTCGGACTCCTCGGCCCCAGCGGCTGCGGCAAGTCCACCCTGGCCAAGGTGGCCGCCCTCCTGCACCGCCCGGACGCCGGAACCATGACCCTGGACGGAACGGTCGTACGCGGCTGGCGCCACCGAGCTCCGCAGGAGCAGCGCACGGCCGTGGGCGTCGTCTTCCAGCAGCCCCGGCTCTCCGCCGACCCCCGCCTCAGCCTCCGCGAACTCATCGCCCAGCCGCTCCGGTCCACCGGCCGCCGCCGCGAGGTCCCGGCCCGGGTGGCGGAACTGGCCCTGCTGGTCGGCCTCTCCGCCGAACTGCTGGAGCGCCGCCCCCATGCGGTGAGTGACGGTCAGCTCCAGCGGGCCTGCCTGGCGCGGGCGCTCGTGCTGCGGCCGGGGCTGCTGATCTGCGACGAGATGACCGCGATGCTGGACGCCTCGACGACGGCCGCGCTGGTCGCGGTGGTGGAGGCGTACCGCGCGGAGTCCGGCGCCGCGCTGCTGGCCGTCGGCCATGACCGTGTCCTGCTGGAGCGCTGGTGCGACCGGACGGTCCGTTGGAGTGCCGGGGTGGAGTCGGGGCGGAACCTGCCCGTTCCATGA